A single window of Chloracidobacterium sp. DNA harbors:
- a CDS encoding T9SS C-terminal target domain-containing protein produces MTRAYEIRVMILSALLPIVIFVAGGCGQAVSVNRIVTSNLVGDSYSLSIEAAEINGFAGLHSFAVAQYDRKWILIGGRTDGLHRRQPFAAFSPDGNNTNVIVIDPQTKQSWSAGIADLPPAISEQLQSTNMQFIQTGKTLYLIGGYGYSKAAGNHITHRSLIAVKLDGLVAAIQKGGTINSHFRQIIDPIFALTGAQIGKIGDVYYLVGGQEFQGRYNPMGPDHGPGFIQKYSDQIRRFRILDDGIKLGVEKLAAVTDSDNLHRRDLNMLPQIFANNKEGFTVFSGVFQVSANVPFTNTVDILPDKHTVNTSFTQYLNHYHSAKVALYDAAKESMENIFFGGISQYEDNAGTLTKNDDVPFTKVISKVTRDKFGKMSEVKLGDMPGYFGASAEFLVSQDVSKFENDIVKINDLKGDRLLLGHIVGGITSSQKSVFFSNRGSESTANKTIFAVWLTKIPK; encoded by the coding sequence ATGACTCGCGCTTATGAAATAAGGGTAATGATACTATCGGCCTTACTGCCGATAGTAATTTTCGTGGCTGGCGGTTGCGGCCAAGCAGTGAGTGTCAACCGCATCGTCACGTCAAATCTCGTTGGAGACAGTTATTCTCTATCGATCGAAGCTGCCGAGATCAACGGATTCGCCGGGCTTCACTCATTCGCCGTGGCGCAATATGATCGTAAATGGATTCTCATTGGCGGTCGTACTGATGGACTTCATCGCCGACAACCCTTCGCGGCATTTTCGCCGGACGGCAATAACACAAACGTCATCGTCATCGATCCGCAAACCAAGCAAAGTTGGAGTGCCGGAATCGCAGATCTGCCGCCTGCTATAAGTGAACAACTGCAATCAACCAATATGCAGTTTATTCAAACGGGGAAGACACTCTATTTGATCGGTGGTTACGGCTACAGCAAAGCGGCCGGAAACCACATAACTCATCGATCACTAATTGCGGTTAAACTCGACGGTCTCGTCGCCGCGATACAAAAGGGCGGAACGATCAATTCCCATTTTAGACAGATAATTGATCCGATTTTTGCTTTGACAGGCGCACAGATCGGCAAGATCGGCGACGTATATTATCTGGTGGGCGGTCAGGAATTTCAGGGTCGATATAATCCGATGGGTCCTGATCACGGTCCTGGATTCATCCAGAAATACAGTGATCAGATCCGCAGATTTCGTATCCTGGATGACGGCATAAAACTAGGCGTTGAAAAGCTTGCCGCGGTTACGGACAGCGACAATTTGCACCGACGTGACCTTAATATGTTGCCGCAGATATTTGCGAATAACAAAGAGGGTTTTACCGTTTTCTCCGGCGTGTTTCAGGTTTCCGCAAATGTTCCGTTTACAAACACCGTCGATATTTTACCCGATAAACACACGGTGAACACATCATTTACTCAATACCTCAATCACTATCATTCGGCAAAAGTAGCTCTATATGACGCGGCAAAAGAGAGTATGGAAAATATCTTCTTTGGTGGCATAAGCCAGTACGAAGATAATGCGGGTACGCTGACCAAAAACGATGATGTGCCTTTCACAAAGGTGATCAGCAAAGTGACCCGTGACAAGTTTGGAAAAATGAGCGAGGTAAAACTCGGCGATATGCCCGGATATTTCGGGGCAAGTGCGGAGTTTTTGGTTAGCCAGGATGTGTCAAAATTCGAAAACGATATTGTTAAGATCAATGATCTCAAGGGCGACCGGCTGCTACTTGGCCATATAGTCGGTGGAATAACCAGTTCACAAAAGAGTGTTTTTTTCAGCAACCGGGGATCAGAAAGTACGGCCAACAAGACTATCTTTGCGGTTTGGCTTACCAAGATACCTAAGTAA
- a CDS encoding aminotransferase class I/II-fold pyridoxal phosphate-dependent enzyme, producing the protein MSKYFDPSNAIQDFLVFGEFGDVNPSITDSSTFTFMSPDRMEELFDHEIEGCFLYSRHWNPTNKFLSDALARMEDSEAAQAKASGMAAISSAIIQLCGNGDEIISSRTVYGGTYALFKNFLPRFGIKVHFVDVLDLDAIAALINENTKVIYCESISNPLLDVSDIPSLSKLCKSHGIKLVVDNTFSPMMLSPIRLGADVVVHSLTKYINGTSDCVAGCVCASNDFIHQLTDINSGASMLFGAVLDSTRAASILKNLHSLHLRMRQHSRNAQFIAENLQELGLKVFYPGLPDHPHHQLLTEMMNDGFGYGGMLAIDVGDAATANRLMTRMQEEKVGYLAVSLGYFKTLFSSPGHSTSSEIPIEERQAMGLSEGLVRFSIGLDNDIQLSFERIKSCLKELGIV; encoded by the coding sequence ATGAGTAAATATTTTGATCCAAGCAATGCAATTCAAGATTTCTTAGTATTTGGTGAATTCGGTGATGTCAATCCGTCCATAACTGACTCGTCGACATTTACCTTTATGTCGCCTGATCGAATGGAGGAGCTTTTCGATCACGAGATCGAGGGCTGTTTCCTGTATTCGCGTCACTGGAATCCAACAAATAAATTCCTGTCCGATGCCCTGGCGCGAATGGAGGACAGCGAGGCGGCGCAGGCCAAGGCATCAGGAATGGCTGCCATCAGTTCGGCGATCATCCAACTATGCGGAAATGGCGATGAGATCATTTCGTCGCGCACCGTGTATGGTGGCACGTATGCGTTATTCAAGAATTTTCTTCCGCGATTCGGTATCAAGGTACATTTTGTGGATGTTCTGGATCTTGATGCGATAGCCGCTCTGATCAATGAAAATACAAAGGTAATTTATTGCGAATCTATCAGTAATCCATTGCTCGACGTCTCGGATATCCCGTCACTTTCTAAACTATGCAAAAGCCACGGGATCAAACTCGTCGTTGACAATACCTTCAGCCCGATGATGCTGTCGCCGATCCGACTCGGTGCAGACGTGGTGGTCCACAGTCTGACAAAATACATTAACGGTACGAGTGATTGTGTCGCGGGATGTGTTTGTGCAAGCAATGATTTTATACATCAACTGACGGACATCAACTCCGGAGCGTCGATGTTGTTCGGTGCCGTACTCGACAGCACGCGGGCCGCGAGTATTCTCAAAAACTTACATTCGCTGCACTTGAGAATGAGGCAGCACAGCCGGAATGCTCAATTTATCGCAGAGAATCTGCAGGAACTGGGCCTGAAGGTATTCTACCCGGGACTGCCCGACCACCCGCACCATCAGCTACTAACCGAAATGATGAACGACGGGTTTGGTTATGGAGGAATGTTGGCGATCGATGTCGGTGATGCAGCCACAGCAAATCGACTGATGACCAGAATGCAGGAGGAAAAGGTCGGTTATCTTGCAGTGAGCCTCGGGTATTTCAAAACTCTCTTCAGCTCGCCGGGCCACAGCACATCATCTGAGATCCCCATTGAAGAACGTCAGGCGATGGGATTGAGTGAGGGCCTTGTCCGATTTTCGATCGGGTTGGATAACGACATCCAACTCTCGTTCGAGCGTATCAAATCCTGCCTGAAAGAACTCGGCATCGTCTAA
- a CDS encoding IS3 family transposase (programmed frameshift), which produces MKRSKFSEGQVLGILKAVENGRKVAEVCREHSISDSTYFNWKAKYGGMTASEIKRLRELEEENAKLKAMYAEMSLENRALKGLIEKKGLVTPLRREAVGYLKTEHELSERRACEAVLISRRVYRYSPQQRDDAALIEALGNLARDHPDLGFGKFYDLLKADGHGWNHKRVHRVYCEMKLNKRRKYKRRVPTRHPEPLTVPVSANQSWSADFMSDALGDGRRFRTFNVIDDHRREVLAIEIDLNLGSRRVIRVLDRLAETRGLPQRIRFDNGPEFTSVAVADWAEQNQVELAFIKPGRPMQNGYVERFNRTYRQAILDMYIFESLDQVRELTAKWIDFYNRRRPHDALGGMPPRASCGHVLLNPKTPI; this is translated from the exons ATGAAGAGGAGTAAGTTTAGTGAAGGGCAGGTATTGGGGATATTGAAAGCGGTGGAGAACGGTCGGAAGGTGGCTGAGGTATGCCGCGAGCATTCGATCTCGGATTCGACGTATTTCAACTGGAAGGCGAAGTATGGCGGGATGACAGCGAGCGAGATCAAGAGGCTGCGGGAGCTTGAGGAAGAGAACGCAAAGCTGAAAGCGATGTACGCGGAGATGAGTTTAGAGAACCGAGCGTTGAAAGGACTGATCGAAAAAAAAGGCT TGGTGACGCCGTTGAGGCGAGAGGCGGTCGGGTATTTGAAAACGGAACATGAGCTTAGTGAGAGGCGTGCGTGTGAAGCGGTGTTGATATCGAGACGGGTGTATCGGTACTCGCCGCAACAAAGGGACGACGCGGCGTTGATCGAAGCTCTGGGCAATCTCGCCAGAGACCATCCCGATCTCGGATTTGGGAAGTTCTACGATCTGCTCAAAGCCGACGGGCACGGTTGGAACCACAAGCGTGTGCACCGTGTTTACTGCGAGATGAAGCTGAACAAGCGTCGAAAGTATAAGCGGCGTGTTCCGACGAGGCATCCTGAGCCATTGACGGTTCCCGTCAGTGCGAACCAAAGCTGGTCGGCGGATTTCATGAGCGATGCATTGGGTGACGGACGTCGGTTTCGCACCTTTAACGTGATCGACGACCACCGACGCGAGGTGCTGGCAATCGAGATCGATCTCAATCTCGGAAGCAGAAGGGTCATCAGAGTGCTTGACCGGCTCGCCGAAACGAGAGGCCTGCCGCAGCGGATCCGATTCGATAACGGACCGGAGTTCACGAGCGTAGCAGTCGCGGACTGGGCCGAGCAGAACCAGGTCGAGCTCGCGTTCATCAAACCCGGACGCCCAATGCAAAACGGCTACGTCGAGCGTTTTAACAGGACATATCGTCAGGCGATCCTCGATATGTATATCTTTGAAAGTTTGGACCAGGTACGAGAACTAACGGCCAAGTGGATCGATTTCTACAACCGCCGCCGGCCGCATGATGCTCTGGGAGGCATGCCTCCCAGAGCATCATGCGGACACGTTCTCCTTAACCCGAAAACTCCAATTTAG
- a CDS encoding carboxypeptidase regulatory-like domain-containing protein has protein sequence MRRLLFVLLLSTQIFGLPGDLDTTFGVTGGYVISDFAAAQRDERPRDSAIQADGKIVVVGTRDQGTAFLYEYLVARYNSDGTLDTTFSSDGFFTLTNGSQFDSANAVAVQTDGKIVVVGGGGDSANTAYIYRLNTDGTFDTTFSGDGIQTITASGNPLALVIQTDNKIVFSTMSVSMFGNTTTVVRLNTDGTLDTSFDSDGRLSLNPNLFFPRGLALQTDGKILIAGKSLNSTTSGDVSVVRVLTTGAYDTSFDGDGIVQTVVGTENGEARSLLVQSDGKILVGGGLTSIGYDPALFRYNANGSLDTTFDGDGIKTIALTPNSENYYFNEIVQQTDGKIVGIADERSVFTFYVEDDFILARFNANGSSDNSFDVDGVTRSHWCEDGSEIVLQTDGRIIAVGSQDRPNLSGNNDGICTQRFNTDGSVDYIFNSVTPNGKANLGFTNIEAIAGLPNGKIMVAGWQDSNGFIIARLLRLNANGTFDTTFMNDGSYQLSTNFDSYFYDLKVMNDGSFFVAGEYDTNGGTIVKFTSNGIPDPTFSFDGVATTTSAARFHALAIQTDGKIIGCGSSGTTTRSGRIARFSATGNFETSVVNNLGTVGMNNEILECSFQTDGKLVVAGYGNDGISENVKVGRHLTTLAIDTTFGTSGITTSDISATLNDRATDIVIQPDDKIVVSSTGLNVGGDHDFAVLRYEANGVLDTNFTENFGASGISLIDFVLDDPNDEANALLLQPDGQMIVGGSSNPGTGDRFGIAKIEPGGALVFGWGTLGRTLTGFPNNDARINALAIHQNTGILAAGRSWNGTDYDFAIARYQNEFIPTAAHTSVSGRVVTANGNGIRNVWVSLSDPERPVRRSLTGPFGYYRFDDIEAGRTYSISVASKRFQFANGTQIVSVNDEIYDLDFIALP, from the coding sequence ATGAGACGTCTGCTATTTGTATTGTTGCTTTCGACGCAGATATTTGGGTTGCCGGGCGACCTGGATACAACTTTCGGCGTGACCGGCGGTTATGTTATTTCTGATTTTGCGGCGGCACAGCGGGACGAAAGACCTAGAGATTCGGCAATTCAAGCTGACGGTAAAATCGTGGTCGTTGGGACTCGAGATCAAGGAACGGCATTTCTTTATGAATATCTCGTCGCCCGATACAACTCGGACGGAACACTCGACACTACGTTTAGCAGCGACGGATTTTTTACCTTGACGAACGGATCGCAATTCGATTCTGCGAATGCGGTCGCTGTTCAGACTGACGGGAAAATTGTCGTGGTCGGCGGTGGCGGCGATTCGGCGAATACGGCATACATTTACCGTTTGAATACGGACGGCACGTTCGACACAACCTTTAGCGGCGATGGAATCCAAACTATTACGGCTTCGGGAAACCCTTTGGCTCTCGTCATTCAGACAGATAACAAAATCGTTTTTAGCACAATGTCTGTTTCGATGTTTGGCAACACGACGACGGTCGTGCGTTTGAATACAGACGGAACGCTCGATACTAGCTTTGACTCGGACGGAAGATTGAGCTTAAATCCGAATCTGTTTTTTCCTAGAGGTTTAGCATTACAGACTGACGGAAAAATTCTCATTGCCGGAAAAAGTTTGAATTCGACAACTTCCGGTGATGTTTCGGTCGTTCGCGTTCTAACGACCGGAGCTTATGATACATCGTTCGATGGCGACGGAATTGTCCAAACCGTTGTCGGAACTGAAAATGGCGAGGCACGAAGTCTCCTTGTGCAAAGCGACGGGAAAATATTGGTTGGCGGCGGCTTAACGAGTATCGGGTATGATCCGGCGTTGTTTCGCTACAATGCGAACGGAAGTTTAGACACGACTTTTGACGGCGACGGGATCAAAACCATCGCACTTACACCGAATTCAGAAAATTACTATTTCAACGAAATCGTTCAGCAAACGGATGGCAAAATCGTCGGGATTGCCGATGAGCGTTCGGTCTTTACATTTTATGTTGAGGATGATTTCATCCTAGCCCGATTTAATGCAAATGGTTCGTCCGACAATTCGTTCGATGTCGACGGCGTAACCAGATCGCATTGGTGCGAAGACGGCAGCGAAATCGTTTTGCAAACGGACGGCAGAATAATCGCCGTCGGTTCGCAAGATCGCCCGAATCTTTCGGGCAATAATGATGGAATTTGCACACAGCGTTTTAACACGGACGGCTCAGTTGATTATATCTTCAATTCCGTTACGCCAAACGGCAAAGCGAATCTCGGATTTACGAATATTGAAGCAATCGCGGGTTTGCCAAACGGTAAAATTATGGTCGCGGGTTGGCAAGATTCAAACGGTTTTATTATCGCCAGACTCCTCAGACTCAACGCCAACGGAACGTTCGACACGACGTTTATGAACGATGGTTCGTATCAACTAAGCACCAATTTTGATTCATATTTTTACGATTTAAAAGTAATGAACGACGGCAGTTTCTTTGTCGCTGGCGAATACGATACAAACGGAGGAACAATTGTAAAATTCACGTCCAACGGAATTCCCGATCCGACGTTTAGCTTCGACGGAGTGGCAACCACGACAAGTGCGGCAAGATTTCACGCGTTGGCAATTCAGACCGATGGCAAAATAATCGGTTGCGGTTCATCGGGGACAACGACGAGAAGCGGAAGAATCGCCCGATTTTCGGCAACCGGAAATTTTGAAACATCGGTTGTCAACAATCTTGGCACGGTAGGAATGAACAACGAAATTCTCGAATGCTCATTTCAAACAGACGGCAAACTAGTCGTTGCAGGCTACGGAAACGACGGCATCAGCGAAAATGTAAAGGTAGGCAGACATTTGACGACGTTGGCAATCGACACAACGTTTGGCACGAGCGGAATAACAACATCGGACATCTCGGCAACTTTGAATGATCGAGCAACCGATATCGTTATTCAGCCCGACGATAAGATCGTTGTGAGTTCGACCGGATTGAATGTCGGCGGCGACCACGATTTTGCTGTTCTGCGTTACGAAGCGAACGGCGTACTAGATACGAATTTCACCGAGAATTTCGGTGCGAGCGGCATTTCGCTGATCGATTTTGTCCTTGACGATCCAAATGACGAAGCAAATGCTCTTCTGCTTCAACCCGACGGACAGATGATCGTTGGCGGTTCGAGCAACCCAGGGACGGGCGATAGATTCGGCATCGCAAAAATTGAGCCGGGCGGAGCATTGGTTTTCGGTTGGGGAACGCTGGGCAGGACTCTCACGGGCTTTCCAAACAACGATGCCCGCATAAATGCCCTTGCGATCCATCAAAATACTGGTATTTTAGCTGCTGGCAGGTCCTGGAACGGCACAGATTATGATTTTGCAATCGCTCGCTACCAAAACGAATTTATCCCGACTGCCGCCCATACTTCTGTCAGCGGTCGTGTCGTAACGGCAAACGGCAACGGCATTCGCAATGTTTGGGTGAGCTTGAGTGACCCCGAGAGACCGGTCCGAAGGTCACTGACCGGCCCGTTCGGTTACTATCGATTTGATGATATTGAGGCCGGTCGAACGTACTCGATCTCCGTCGCCAGTAAACGTTTTCAATTCGCAAACGGGACGCAGATTGTATCGGTGAATGACGAGATATATGACCTGGATTTCATCGCTCTTCCGTAG
- a CDS encoding PD40 domain-containing protein gives MSNEINNLYEFANFRFDAEKGKLWQDEKLILLSPKATELLKLLLEENGEFVSKEDIFDRVWADTFVEDGVLTQNIYTLRKFLGKDSNGHQLIENRTRLGYRITVPVVSSSSKNPSENNKVSAEDAGDHRLLPSVRPVSGRTRKGVVFSIGFLLLVILVGTSYKYFGSNLKSLFRKPIERVRFTSLTSSGDLTSAVISPDGALLAFERGDGLFLKDVHTEKEIQIHIPNAKAFGALQFSPDGNYIYFRNSGIISSRAAILKVSRFGGEPELIVEKAWGSFSISPDGKRIAYFLNVPPVAKFNLLVRTIETGEEVQYRAADPPENPCAVCSPAWTPDGNRLLFTINVPPTSGRLFIQNLATVEREEIKVERLQRFEQAAWLPNGESFVVSATERSKYFHLWQIFYPGGEPTPLTSGLANYKKVSISADGRSIITLKDDETSNIVLSDAKALGEPIQITSGDQNNFGQKGLAWVDEKRLLFSSSTESGLSDSLVVMNVNDKSKITIPSKKESAFRIPVSDGEFIWFAMSVNGVSQIFQMDMDGKNVAQLTETTDGQKYSPRISNDSRHLYYVINRKNDAAIMRFDLQNKSEEVFFINPDVQPGTFLELSPDNKYLTFSRRLKGEDDTSEKMMAIVSIENTDDLRFVSAQTLPGIRRFSPDSQSLDYIFAPTDGTQIVRQKLDGGEPLPIVTVKGQTIFNFAWSIDGKQLAMALGKQSRDAVLLSEFSR, from the coding sequence ATGAGTAATGAAATCAATAACTTATACGAGTTTGCGAATTTTCGTTTCGACGCGGAAAAGGGAAAGTTATGGCAGGATGAAAAGCTGATTCTACTCTCACCAAAAGCTACTGAGTTATTGAAATTGCTTCTAGAGGAAAATGGTGAGTTTGTTTCAAAGGAAGATATCTTTGATCGCGTCTGGGCGGACACATTTGTAGAAGATGGAGTATTAACCCAAAATATCTACACGCTACGCAAATTTCTTGGCAAAGACTCTAACGGTCATCAATTGATCGAGAATAGGACGCGGCTCGGCTATCGGATAACAGTGCCCGTGGTTAGTTCTTCCAGCAAAAATCCTTCGGAAAACAATAAAGTCTCTGCAGAAGATGCTGGCGATCATCGCCTGTTGCCTAGTGTGCGACCAGTCTCCGGACGAACTCGAAAGGGAGTGGTTTTCTCGATTGGCTTTCTCTTACTCGTAATCTTGGTGGGCACATCTTATAAATATTTCGGGTCGAATTTAAAATCACTCTTTCGGAAGCCGATCGAGCGCGTTCGATTTACCTCGCTAACAAGCTCGGGCGATCTCACTAGCGCTGTTATCTCGCCGGACGGAGCTCTGCTTGCGTTCGAACGTGGGGACGGCCTGTTTTTGAAAGATGTCCATACCGAAAAGGAGATCCAGATCCATATACCAAACGCTAAAGCATTTGGTGCTCTCCAATTTTCACCGGACGGAAATTATATCTATTTCCGAAATAGCGGAATTATCAGTTCGAGGGCTGCAATCCTTAAGGTATCGCGGTTTGGCGGAGAACCGGAATTGATCGTAGAAAAAGCCTGGGGTTCTTTCAGCATATCGCCTGACGGAAAACGAATCGCATATTTTCTAAATGTTCCACCGGTAGCAAAATTCAATTTGCTCGTCAGAACGATTGAAACTGGTGAAGAAGTGCAATATCGAGCAGCAGACCCACCGGAAAATCCGTGTGCTGTTTGTTCTCCGGCCTGGACACCCGATGGTAATAGGCTCCTCTTTACGATAAATGTTCCTCCTACCTCAGGTCGTCTATTTATTCAGAATTTGGCGACCGTTGAGCGCGAAGAGATCAAAGTTGAGAGATTACAACGTTTTGAGCAGGCGGCCTGGCTTCCCAACGGTGAGAGTTTTGTTGTTTCGGCAACGGAGAGAAGTAAGTACTTTCACCTCTGGCAAATTTTTTATCCGGGAGGGGAACCTACTCCCCTCACCAGCGGACTTGCAAACTATAAAAAGGTATCGATCTCCGCCGATGGTCGTTCTATCATCACCCTCAAGGATGATGAAACCTCAAATATTGTTCTGAGCGACGCAAAAGCACTTGGTGAGCCTATACAGATCACATCGGGCGATCAGAATAATTTCGGCCAAAAGGGCTTAGCCTGGGTCGATGAAAAGCGACTTCTGTTTTCCAGCTCCACGGAGTCTGGACTATCGGATAGTTTGGTTGTGATGAATGTTAACGATAAGTCAAAAATTACGATCCCGAGCAAAAAGGAAAGTGCTTTTCGGATACCGGTCTCAGACGGGGAATTTATCTGGTTTGCTATGAGCGTAAACGGCGTCTCACAGATCTTCCAGATGGATATGGATGGAAAAAATGTCGCTCAACTAACAGAAACTACTGATGGGCAAAAGTATTCTCCACGCATTTCAAATGATTCTAGGCACCTTTATTACGTAATTAATAGGAAAAATGACGCTGCCATTATGCGGTTTGATCTGCAGAATAAGAGTGAAGAAGTTTTTTTTATAAACCCGGATGTCCAGCCAGGAACATTCTTAGAACTTTCCCCTGACAACAAGTATCTGACATTTTCACGCAGGCTAAAGGGTGAAGACGATACATCGGAAAAAATGATGGCGATCGTTTCGATTGAAAATACTGACGATCTCCGGTTTGTTTCGGCTCAGACCCTGCCGGGCATAAGACGCTTTTCACCCGACAGCCAGTCTCTCGACTACATCTTCGCGCCAACCGACGGGACTCAGATCGTCAGGCAAAAATTAGACGGCGGCGAACCCCTGCCGATCGTGACCGTTAAGGGTCAGACAATTTTTAATTTCGCTTGGTCAATAGATGGAAAGCAGCTTGCTATGGCGTTGGGAAAACAATCGCGTGATGCCGTTCTGCTCTCAGAGTTTAGCAGGTAG
- a CDS encoding PLP-dependent transferase, protein MNPGCGYGGMLAIDVGDSANANRSMTRMQQEKVGYLAVSLGYFRTLFSSPGHSTSSKIPFEKRQGMGLSEGLVRLSIGLDNNNELTYERIQECLSELAII, encoded by the coding sequence ATGAATCCGGGTTGTGGTTACGGTGGAATGTTGGCCATCGACGTCGGAGATTCGGCAAATGCGAATCGTTCGATGACTCGAATGCAGCAAGAAAAGGTAGGATATCTTGCCGTCAGTCTCGGGTATTTCAGAACGCTATTTAGCTCACCAGGGCATAGCACATCATCAAAAATCCCATTCGAGAAACGGCAAGGAATGGGTCTGAGCGAGGGGTTGGTTCGTCTTTCGATCGGGCTCGACAACAATAACGAATTGACGTATGAGCGGATTCAAGAGTGTTTAAGTGAACTTGCGATCATCTAG
- a CDS encoding OmpA family protein produces MKIKLLPSLLLVCLTAACGNLPFAGNSGNSGSNTTIANAGRKQIDSNSEDTNVAKAEGNTEVNYLAYASGTTIVEVPKDWEKAYYTYTTYNLIDESAKSSWESQAGAQYTVDQVFVFELAEKTLLNKFSFDSAYVSDSERPAKDIKVEISNVSKTDGFAEVLSTTLALKKDDQILNIAKPIPGRWVRLTLKNNFGSKERVELAEIRGYGEQLTNTAQLENVSGTYQMGKGIGKLHLKQDGTSVVGCYDYRSGVLSGGTEGRILKTNLTEVVNDSSKITEDFTGIFTFLNDGKQVVAFLRNPGETKGYSDQWSGTKISSDVGECPQFKDLNKTDGAASQLATDLTKDGRAVIYGINFDFNSDKLRDESKTVLNQIVTVLKTNKDWKMTVEGHTDNIGGDAFNKTLSEKRAIAVKEFLITAGIDASRLTAAGLGLSKPVAPNETEAGRAQNRRVELVKN; encoded by the coding sequence ATGAAAATTAAACTTTTGCCGTCCCTGTTACTCGTATGCTTGACCGCAGCTTGCGGCAATCTGCCCTTCGCCGGAAATAGTGGAAATAGTGGGTCAAACACGACAATTGCTAATGCCGGGCGGAAACAGATCGATTCCAACTCTGAGGATACAAATGTCGCGAAGGCCGAAGGAAACACTGAGGTGAACTATCTTGCGTACGCGTCAGGTACGACTATAGTCGAGGTGCCAAAGGATTGGGAAAAAGCCTATTACACATATACGACCTACAACCTGATCGACGAATCAGCGAAAAGCTCTTGGGAATCGCAGGCGGGTGCGCAATACACGGTCGATCAAGTTTTCGTTTTTGAACTGGCGGAAAAGACGCTGTTGAATAAGTTTTCATTCGACAGTGCCTATGTAAGCGACTCAGAAAGACCTGCGAAAGATATCAAGGTCGAGATCTCTAACGTCTCAAAGACTGATGGTTTCGCCGAGGTTCTCTCTACAACGCTTGCACTGAAAAAAGACGATCAGATCCTCAATATCGCAAAACCAATTCCCGGACGCTGGGTGCGGTTAACGCTTAAGAATAATTTCGGGAGCAAAGAAAGGGTCGAGTTGGCCGAGATACGCGGTTATGGTGAGCAACTGACTAACACCGCACAGCTCGAAAATGTCAGCGGCACGTATCAGATGGGCAAAGGCATTGGCAAGCTTCATCTAAAACAGGACGGCACATCGGTCGTCGGGTGTTATGACTACCGCAGCGGTGTCCTGTCCGGCGGTACCGAAGGCCGTATTCTAAAAACCAATCTAACCGAGGTCGTGAACGACAGCAGTAAAATAACAGAGGATTTCACCGGTATATTTACCTTTTTGAATGATGGAAAACAGGTCGTTGCATTTCTCCGAAACCCCGGTGAAACAAAAGGTTATTCGGACCAGTGGAGCGGGACAAAGATCAGCAGCGATGTCGGGGAGTGTCCGCAATTCAAAGATCTCAATAAAACAGACGGAGCGGCCAGTCAACTTGCAACTGATCTAACAAAAGACGGACGGGCCGTGATCTACGGCATTAACTTTGATTTCAACTCGGATAAATTGCGTGATGAATCAAAGACCGTTCTAAATCAGATAGTCACGGTATTAAAAACAAACAAAGACTGGAAAATGACCGTCGAGGGTCATACCGACAACATCGGCGGCGATGCTTTCAACAAAACATTGTCTGAAAAACGGGCAATTGCCGTTAAGGAATTTCTAATTACAGCGGGAATCGACGCAAGCCGCCTGACTGCGGCCGGATTGGGGTTATCAAAACCAGTAGCCCCAAATGAAACGGAGGCCGGACGCGCCCAGAACAGGCGTGTGGAACTTGTAAAAAACTAG